The Natrinema salaciae genome includes a window with the following:
- a CDS encoding HVO_A0556 family zinc finger protein, with the protein MDDPAAENPVLDLLEGTSCAFCDGGTLVRGTYHGNAAVICDDCHTPGAQLW; encoded by the coding sequence ATGGACGACCCTGCCGCCGAGAATCCCGTACTCGATCTGCTCGAGGGGACCAGCTGTGCGTTCTGTGACGGGGGGACACTCGTCCGGGGCACGTACCACGGAAACGCGGCGGTGATCTGTGACGACTGTCACACGCCGGGCGCACAGCTGTGGTAA
- a CDS encoding undecaprenyl-diphosphate phosphatase, which produces MRYADLVVAILAGIVQGIVEWLPVSSQGNLALFLTFAGTEPDAALQLALFLQVGTTLSAATYYRDDIATAVRAVPGWRPDRAYAGANAIPSYVVVASLATGLVGIPLYVYAVDLAGRLAGGVFIAVIGVLLVLTGALQLVSESVSMGIREEPTLLDSVLVGAVQGVAILPGISRSGVTTSALLFRSYDPPAAFRLSFLLSIPASLGAAALTVAGAGGLPGIEPGPAAAALGISAVVGYVTIDALMRVVDRVPFWVVCFGLGGLAIVGGGVVSVVV; this is translated from the coding sequence GTGAGATACGCGGACCTCGTCGTCGCGATCCTCGCCGGGATCGTCCAGGGGATCGTCGAATGGCTTCCCGTCTCGAGCCAGGGGAACCTGGCGCTGTTCCTGACGTTCGCGGGGACCGAACCCGACGCGGCGCTCCAGCTGGCGCTCTTCTTGCAGGTCGGAACGACGCTCTCGGCGGCGACCTACTATCGCGACGACATCGCGACGGCCGTTCGCGCAGTCCCCGGCTGGCGACCGGACCGTGCGTACGCCGGCGCGAACGCCATCCCGTCGTACGTCGTCGTCGCGTCGCTCGCGACCGGGCTCGTCGGAATCCCGCTGTACGTGTACGCGGTCGATCTCGCCGGCCGGCTCGCCGGCGGCGTCTTCATCGCGGTCATCGGCGTCCTGCTGGTTCTCACCGGTGCCCTCCAGCTCGTCTCCGAGTCGGTCTCGATGGGGATCCGCGAGGAGCCGACGCTGCTGGACTCCGTCCTGGTCGGGGCCGTGCAGGGCGTCGCGATCCTGCCGGGAATCTCCCGGTCCGGCGTCACGACCAGCGCGCTGCTGTTTCGCAGCTACGACCCGCCGGCGGCGTTCCGGCTCTCGTTTCTGCTGTCGATCCCCGCGAGCCTCGGTGCCGCCGCGCTCACCGTCGCCGGTGCCGGCGGCCTCCCCGGCATCGAACCGGGTCCCGCGGCGGCCGCGCTCGGGATCAGCGCCGTCGTCGGCTACGTCACGATCGACGCCCTCATGCGGGTGGTCGATCGCGTCCCGTTCTGGGTCGTCTGCTTCGGACTCGGCGGACTCGCCATCGTCGGCGGCGGCGTCGTCTCCGTCGTCGTCTGA